A stretch of Triticum aestivum cultivar Chinese Spring chromosome 1D, IWGSC CS RefSeq v2.1, whole genome shotgun sequence DNA encodes these proteins:
- the LOC123164279 gene encoding uncharacterized protein: MGLLCSHILKVMDFIRVTEIPKKHILKRWTRDARDVLPAHLMQYQRDNAQENPFSFRHFNLYKQAMELVRMGDSSVAAYDRLTSLFNHCAAEMKLYTDVRDGLGLEYRLADNGTVQKMLQSGGDVCNPFEATQVDDGNDDSNSSNESANRIDNLLAPARRKQVGRPTMSREKAPYKGLSKRTRFCGICRQ, encoded by the coding sequence GTAATGGACTTCATTCGTGTGACAGAAATCCCAAAGAAGCACATTCTGAAAAGGTGGACACGAGATGCGAGAGATGTGCTTCCAGCCCACCTGATGCAGTACCAGAGAGACAACGCTCAGGAAAACCCATTTAGTTTCAGGCATTTCAATCTGTACAAGCAAGCCATGGAGCTTGTACGCATGGGAGACTCAAGTGTGGCAGCTTACGACCGCTTGACATCACTATTCAATCACTGTGCAGCCGAGATGAAGCTGTACACGGATGTCAGAGATGGCCTAGGTTTGGAGTACAGGTTAGCCGACAATGGTACTGTTCAGAAAATGTTACAATCAGGAGGCGACGTATGCAATCCGTTCGAAGCTACACAAGTCGACGACGGAAACGATGACAGCAACTCGTCTAATGAGTCTGCAAATAGGATCGATAACCTGCTGGCACCTGCCAGACGGAAGCAAGTTGGGAGGCCGACAATGAGTAGGGAGAAGGCGCCATACAAAGGTTTAAGTAAGAGAACTAGGTTCT